One Mycolicibacterium fallax genomic window, TGGGCGGTGCGGTCTCTCGGAGACGGACGTACCAATCGCGGCGAAACCCCCAAATGGGTGCCTCATCAGACCCTCTGGTCACGTTGGTCCCGAACGGTACGTCGGTCTACGGACCAGATAACCGCACCCATGGAGATCGCGGTAGCCGCCGAAATCGCGGCCAAAATTGGCGTTCCGGGGTGTGGCTTTCGTCACACCACGGGCGTAGGGTCGAATGTATGTTCGATTGGATGACGTCGGAGGCGGTCGGGTCCGCTGACGGTTCGGCGCTGGTCACCGCGCTGGCGGAGGCGCGCCGCGTCGAGGCGGTCGCGGCGGGGGCCCGGTTCATGGCGATCGCGGAGTTGTTGGTGCGCAACGAGGCGGCCGGCGACGAGGAGGCGGCGCTGGACGGCTGGGCGAACACCACCAGCGAGGTCGGCGCGGCGCTGGGGATCACCGCGCGGCGGGCGTCCTCGCTGGTGCACACCGCGCGGGCGTTGCGGAATCGGCTGCCCAGGATCGGCGCGTTGTTGCGGACCGGGACGATCTGCGAGCGGGTTGCGACGGTGATGTGCTGGCGCACCATGCTGTTGTCGCCGGAGGCCGCGGCGGCCGTCGATACGGATTTGGCGGAGGCGGTGGCCGATTGCGCCCGGCGGCTCGGCGACATCGGCCGGTTGCCGGACACCGGGTTGGAGATGCTGGTCGACACCGCGGTCTGCGCCCATGATCCCGACGCCCGGTATCGGGTGCATCGCAGCGCGCGGGGGCGGACCTTCGAGGTCGGCAAGGCCGATGACGAATTGGGTGTGGCCACGGTGTGGGGGGCGTTGCTGGCCTCGGACAAGCCGTTGGTGGAGCGGACCATTGATCGGGTGGTCGCCGGGGTGTGCAAGGAGGATCCGCGCGGGGCCGGCGAATTGCGTTCCGACGCCGCGGCGTTGCTGCTGACGATGGGCGGGGATCGGTTGGCGTGTCGGTGTAATCGCCCCGAGTGTCCGCAGAACGACGGCAGCGGCGTGGCGGATCGGTCCCGGGCCGGCAAGGTGATCGTGCATGTGCTGGCCGATCAGGCGGCGGTGGATGCGGCGGTGGCCGAGGTGGCCTCGGCGCCGAGCATCGGTCGGCCCTGGCTGGAGTCCCAGGATCACACCGTCGTGGTGCATGTCCCGCAGGACAGTTGGGAACATCGGTACAGCCCCGCGGAGATGGCGGCCCGGCTGGCCGCGGCCGCCGTCCATGACCCAGATGAGGGCCCAGACGAGGACCCCGTCGAGCTGCGCGCTCCGGCCGACCCGGGGCTGGATGCCGCGCTGGCTGAATTGCTGGCCGCCGAGACCCCAGCCCCGCGGGCGTGTACCCGCGCGCACGGTCTGCGGCCGCCCAAGCCGCCGCCCACGCCGACGTCGCCGGCAGCTGGCCGCGGTGTTGCGGTGATGGTCGGCGGGCCGGTGGTGCCGATCCCGCTGCTGGCGGAGCTGATTCGCACCGGGGCGACGCTCAAGGCACTGGCACCCCCGGGTGCCGAGCCGGAGCCGCATTACCGGCCGTCGGCGCGGTTGGCGTTGTGGGATCAGGCCCGGGACCTGCTGTGCCGGTTTCCCGGCTGCAGCAAGCCGGCCGACCGCTGCGATATCGACCATGTGACTCCGTATCCGCACGGGCCGACGCATCCGGGCAACAACGGCTGCGACTGCCGGACGCATCACCTGGCCAAGACCTTCGCCGGGTGGCGGTGCGTGCAGGCCGCCGACGGGACGCTGACCTGGACCAGTCCGAACGGGGCCCGCTATGCCACCGTGCCGCTGGGCGGATTGCTGTTCCCGCAGTGGGACATCGTGACGCCGCTGCCCGCGGCGGCGGCGGACGCCCAGGCGTCGAAGACCGCCGAGGGGCAGCGGGGATTGGCGATGCCGAAGCGGTGTCGCACCCGCGCCCAGGACCAGGCCGCCCGGATCGCGGCCGAACGCGCGGCCAACCACATCGAGAACAGTGCCTACGACGCCGAGATGGAGGCCGCCTTCGCCGCGGCGCAAGACGAACCGGACGAGGACGACGAACCGCCGCCGTTTTAGCCGGCCAGGATCCGGCGGATGTCCCACAGATGGTGGTGGCACTCGTGCACGGGCACCCGCAGGGCCCCGAGCGCCGTGAGGGTGCCCGCCTCGGGATGGTGGAACTCCATCCCCGCGGGCAGTGCGTTGACCGCGTGGGTGAAATCGCCGTGCGCCCGCCGCAACGAGCCCATCGCGGCCTCGTACGGGATCTCCGGATAGTGCCGCGCCGCGGCCAGCGCATTCTGGTCATACGGTGCAACCCGCGGCTCGGCCATTTTCGGCAGGGCGGCGAAGCGCTCCACCCAGATGTGCTCGTTGTCGGCGACGTGACAGACATACTCACCGACCGACCAGGCCAGCGCGTCGATGCGGGCGCGGTAGCTCTGCGCGGTGACCGCGTCGGCATAACCGTGGTGAATCCGGTCGTGCTCGGCCAGCACCTGCTCGTAGGGCTGCCGCCAGCCGAAACCACACTCTCGGCAGGGTTCTCCGTACTCTGCGACGCCGGGCTGGATCATCAATCGATACTCGCACGGGTTCGGGCGGTCCAGCGGCCCTCAACGTGACCGACCTCGATCGGGTGGGCGAACGCGGCCGTCACGCCACCCAGTGCTTGCCGTCCCGGCGGAAGGTGACCTCGGGCGGTCACCGCGCGCGCAACACCTGCAGGGCCTTGTCGGCGTGCACGTCCATCGACAGCTCGCTGGAGATCACCTCGAGCACCCGCCGGTCGGTGTCGATCACGAAGGTGGTCCGCTTGACCGGCATCAGCTTGCCCAGCAGCCCGCGCTTGACCCCGAACGCGGCCGCCACGGCGCCGTCGGCGTCCGACAGCAGGGGATAGTCGAAGTTCTCCTTCTCGGCGAACTTGGCCTGCTTGGCCACCGCATCGGTGCTGATCCCGACCCGCTGCCCGCCGGCGGCGGCGAACTCCGCGGCCAGGTCACGGAAGTGGCAGGCCTCCTTGGTGCAGCCCGGGGTCATCGCGGCCGGGTAGAAGAACAGCACCACGGGTCCGTCGGCCAACAGTTCCGACAGGCGACGCGGTGCGCCGCTCTGGTCCGCCAGGGTGAAGTCGTCGACGATATCTCCGGGTCGCATACCGGCCACGCTACTCGGAGCCGGCGACGCGGGGTCTGGGAAGATGGTCTGGGAAGATGGTGCGGTGCCCTCCCACCCCAACGTCGCCGTGACCACCACCCGGGCCGAGTTCACCGCGCTGGCCGCCGAACATCGGGTCGTCCCGGTGACCCGAAAGGTGCTCGCCGACAGTGAGACCCCGCTGTCGGCGTACCGCAAGCTCGCCGCCAACCGCCCCGGCACCTTCCTGCTGGAGTCAGCGGAGAACGGCCGGTCCTGGTCGCGGTGGTCGTTCATCGGCGCCGGGGCCCCGTCCGCGCTGACCGTCCGCGACGGGCAGGCCTGCTGGCTCGGGGCCACCCCCGAGGGGGCCCCGACCGGGGGCGACCCGCTGGCGGTGCTGCGCGACGCGCTGGCGCTGCTGGCCACCGAACCGCTGGGCGATCTGCCGCCGCTGTCCGGCGGCATGGTCGGTTTCATGGCCTACGACATGGTGCGCCGGCTGGAACGGCTGCCCGAGCTGGCCACCGATGACCTGGGCCTGCCCGACATGCTGATGCTGCTGGCCACCGACATCGCCGCCGTCGACCACCACGAGGGCACCATCACCCTGATCGCCAATGCGGTGAACTGGAACGGCACCGACGAGCACGTCGACGACGCCTACGACGACGCGATGGCCCGGCTGGACGTGATGACCGCCGCACTGGGTGAACCGTTGCCCTCCACGGTGGCGACCTTCTCCCGGCCCGCGCCCGAGCACCGCTCGCAGCGCACGCCGCAGGAATACTCCGCGATCGTCGACAAACTGATCGGCGACATCGAGGCCGGCGAGGCGTTCCAGGTGGTGCCCTCGCAGCGTTTCGAGATGACGACCGCGGCCGACCCCATCGACGTCTACCGGATGCTGCGGGTCACCAACCCGAGCCCGTACATGTATCTGATGCAGGTGCCCGACGGCGACGGCGGTACCGCGTTCTCCATCGTCGGCTCCAGCCCGGAGGCACTGGTCACCGTCGCCGACGGCCGCGCGACCACGCACCCGATCGCCGGCACCCGGTGGCGCGGGGAGACCGAGGAGGAGGACGTC contains:
- a CDS encoding HNH endonuclease signature motif containing protein, yielding MTSEAVGSADGSALVTALAEARRVEAVAAGARFMAIAELLVRNEAAGDEEAALDGWANTTSEVGAALGITARRASSLVHTARALRNRLPRIGALLRTGTICERVATVMCWRTMLLSPEAAAAVDTDLAEAVADCARRLGDIGRLPDTGLEMLVDTAVCAHDPDARYRVHRSARGRTFEVGKADDELGVATVWGALLASDKPLVERTIDRVVAGVCKEDPRGAGELRSDAAALLLTMGGDRLACRCNRPECPQNDGSGVADRSRAGKVIVHVLADQAAVDAAVAEVASAPSIGRPWLESQDHTVVVHVPQDSWEHRYSPAEMAARLAAAAVHDPDEGPDEDPVELRAPADPGLDAALAELLAAETPAPRACTRAHGLRPPKPPPTPTSPAAGRGVAVMVGGPVVPIPLLAELIRTGATLKALAPPGAEPEPHYRPSARLALWDQARDLLCRFPGCSKPADRCDIDHVTPYPHGPTHPGNNGCDCRTHHLAKTFAGWRCVQAADGTLTWTSPNGARYATVPLGGLLFPQWDIVTPLPAAAADAQASKTAEGQRGLAMPKRCRTRAQDQAARIAAERAANHIENSAYDAEMEAAFAAAQDEPDEDDEPPPF
- a CDS encoding DinB family protein — translated: MIQPGVAEYGEPCRECGFGWRQPYEQVLAEHDRIHHGYADAVTAQSYRARIDALAWSVGEYVCHVADNEHIWVERFAALPKMAEPRVAPYDQNALAAARHYPEIPYEAAMGSLRRAHGDFTHAVNALPAGMEFHHPEAGTLTALGALRVPVHECHHHLWDIRRILAG
- a CDS encoding peroxiredoxin, with amino-acid sequence MRPGDIVDDFTLADQSGAPRRLSELLADGPVVLFFYPAAMTPGCTKEACHFRDLAAEFAAAGGQRVGISTDAVAKQAKFAEKENFDYPLLSDADGAVAAAFGVKRGLLGKLMPVKRTTFVIDTDRRVLEVISSELSMDVHADKALQVLRAR
- a CDS encoding anthranilate synthase component I: MVWEDGAVPSHPNVAVTTTRAEFTALAAEHRVVPVTRKVLADSETPLSAYRKLAANRPGTFLLESAENGRSWSRWSFIGAGAPSALTVRDGQACWLGATPEGAPTGGDPLAVLRDALALLATEPLGDLPPLSGGMVGFMAYDMVRRLERLPELATDDLGLPDMLMLLATDIAAVDHHEGTITLIANAVNWNGTDEHVDDAYDDAMARLDVMTAALGEPLPSTVATFSRPAPEHRSQRTPQEYSAIVDKLIGDIEAGEAFQVVPSQRFEMTTAADPIDVYRMLRVTNPSPYMYLMQVPDGDGGTAFSIVGSSPEALVTVADGRATTHPIAGTRWRGETEEEDVLLAKDLLADEKERSEHLMLVDLGRNDLGRVCVPGSVRVEDYSHIERYSHVMHLVSTVTGELAEGKTALDAVAACFPAGTLTGAPKVRAMELIEEVELTRRGLYGGVVGYLDFAGNADFAIAIRTALMRDGTAFVQAGGGVVADSNGPYEYNESHNKAKAVLNAVAAAETLGPPRG